The following nucleotide sequence is from Ignavibacteriales bacterium.
CAGTTCTACTTTCCCGTCCTTCTGGTGCTTGTCGTAGAAGGTTTGTATGGCGTTCATGAGTTCGGGGCCTGCTTCGTCCTCTGCCGGCATATCCGAATACGAAAATATCCTCCCTTTTAACGCAATAAGATCCATTTCCTGTACGTTCTTAAATTCCTTCTTTTCGAATCCCGATCCTGCAAAGAATGGCTCTACGTATTTCTCTACTGTCTCATAGCTTTTCTTGATAAGGCTTTTATCGGTACAGTACTCCTCCAGTATACGGTCATAATCCTTCATACGATCGCCGGATGCGTGTTCATTCCATATGAGAAAAACCTCATCGGAGGGCGACTTTAGTATTCGCTTAAATTCTTCCCTGGTTTTTTCTATATCGAACCAGTGAAAAGCCTGAAAGCAAACAATAATATCAATACTCCCTGACGGCAGGGCAGTATTTTCCGCGGTACCGTCCACACTGTGAAATTTCTCATACCCGGCAAGCTCCTGCTCCGCTCTTTCGCGCATTTCTTTGTTTGGCTCTACTCCATAGACCGTGCATCCCGCTTCGAGAAATAGCTTTGCCCCGATACCCGTACCCATCCCTACGTCGGCGATTATATCTTCGGACCATAGCCCGACATCATCGGACTGTAACCAGTCCATCATTTCCTTTGGATAACCCGGGCGGTACTTAGCATAGTTATCTTCCCTCCCTGAGAAGCGTGTGGTCGACTTCTTATCCAACCTTCCCCCTGTACACCCTCGTTATGTATTCCAGCTCTATCTTTCCGTCCTTCTGATGTTTGTCGTAGAAGGTTTGTATTGCGTTCATTAGTTCGGGCGTGGCTTCCTCCTCCGTCGGCATATATGAACTCGAGAATATCCGTCCCTTCAGTCCGGCGAGGTCCACCTCCTGTATGTTCCTGAACTCCTTCACCTCGTACCCGCTCTCTCCGAAGAATGGTGCTATGTCCTCCTCCTGCACGGCGTCGCTGTGACGCACGAGTTTATAGTCCGTCCCGTAGTCCACGAGTATCTGGTCGTAATCCTTCATCCCGACGGTCGCGGTGCGCTCGTTCCAGATGAGAAAGACTTCCGACTCATCCGTCCTTAATATACG
It contains:
- a CDS encoding DUF5063 domain-containing protein; translated protein: MDKKSTTRFSGREDNYAKYRPGYPKEMMDWLQSDDVGLWSEDIIADVGMGTGIGAKLFLEAGCTVYGVEPNKEMRERAEQELAGYEKFHSVDGTAENTALPSGSIDIIVCFQAFHWFDIEKTREEFKRILKSPSDEVFLIWNEHASGDRMKDYDRILEEYCTDKSLIKKSYETVEKYVEPFFAGSGFEKKEFKNVQEMDLIALKGRIFSYSDMPAEDEAGPELMNAIQTFYDKHQKDGKVELEYVTRLYNGCVGLTDEDFEDERIQIFINAVKKYTDTIENYKDYSLIGFFTEVSKDIALIYQTYLCLPEIPHTLEYFDRDERFKKVDESKFSNLYEFIGEKYSRYNLVYNPYYKSEETVSSMLAEDIDSIYLDLYPIVKFFDRPIGVKQDILWNIQLYFGHWGHHLTSALHALNAIIYHYNGLDRDESEDYDDMIFGKDEDGR
- a CDS encoding class I SAM-dependent methyltransferase, which codes for MMDWFTSDEVGLVPENVVADVGMGTGISTKLFLDAGCTVYGVEPNAPMRERAEQELAVYEKFHSVDGTAEDTTLPFDSVDLIVCCQAFHWFDIDKAREEFKRILRTDESEVFLIWNERTATVGMKDYDQILVDYGTDYKLVRHSDAVQEEDIAPFFGESGYEVKEFRNIQEVDLAGLKGRIFSSSYMPTEEEATPELMNAIQTFYDKHQKDGKIELEYITRVYRGKVG